In Opitutaceae bacterium TAV5, one genomic interval encodes:
- a CDS encoding plasmid stabilization protein: protein MVAELDFKVGLTEEAIADLAGIVKFIARTSPDMASHVGARLLAVADSLAHLPHRGSPVKARKDMRKVFCWSYALYYRIRTAERLVEVLRIWDTRRNPDELILPRK from the coding sequence ATGGTTGCCGAACTGGATTTCAAAGTCGGCCTGACCGAGGAAGCCATTGCCGATCTTGCCGGAATCGTAAAATTTATCGCCCGGACAAGTCCCGATATGGCCAGTCATGTTGGTGCACGTTTGCTTGCCGTCGCCGACTCGCTCGCGCACCTGCCGCACCGAGGGTCTCCGGTTAAAGCGAGGAAGGACATGCGCAAGGTTTTCTGCTGGAGCTACGCCCTCTACTATCGAATCAGGACTGCGGAACGGTTGGTCGAAGTACTGCGCATCTGGGACACACGACGAAATCCGGATGAATTGATCCTGCCGCGCAAGTGA
- a CDS encoding heparinase translates to MHRLSVPVFALLCATALSSFRGESADLAALPLQPVGALLDRAANDSDPAVAGIRETLIARARADAAKPVIRRARSIADIETSRVALKPTVANARPENRETFALAMFDADSGSALSTELPRLAAAYRLTGDTALRDRLFAQLAELATWSPLQRPGWTLGSAGSKPLPPGGDGIWLGTGWHLRGIADALDLLPSDEIPADLRTALDALLDREIATILADWRAQRPWFVKNPAPASNQWVLPVEGLVRASLHRGALREDAPPALRDAYDFGVHCLMQSLDSQGSLGEFREGLTYAAITVKGLLSSARAMARAGDDRALRHPFLANTGTWFAHHIQPGGFLVNAFDTLNGARDQLRIFDNVFAEIVVSTGNPHALQVQRTRGLTGNHTDALIAATIPGSLAQPPPLFAAYPTAARIVWRSSWDDSTATGVWIRGGEAGDRHDHQDRGHVNFIIGRQPLLIEAGALNYATPGFGVRFRGVPGHNVLQVGDPSPEQMTVAWLARAGQILDDAHRSAPLTVHRLDADGGGITIDASRCYAADVVTRWIRRVEWSGERMRVHDDVVLAQPDIVLFRWHTGEAPDAPVSQRKDGLDIGPVRLTWETDAALVTRVEAAPDATLRARTISEHAVAIVRSREPVTEFSLTTTVELAR, encoded by the coding sequence ATGCATCGCCTCTCCGTTCCCGTTTTCGCGCTCCTCTGCGCCACGGCGTTATCGTCGTTCCGCGGCGAGTCCGCCGACCTCGCCGCCTTGCCGCTCCAGCCCGTCGGAGCACTCCTCGATCGCGCCGCCAACGACTCCGATCCCGCCGTCGCCGGGATTCGCGAAACGCTCATCGCCCGGGCGCGCGCCGACGCCGCCAAACCCGTTATCCGCCGCGCCCGTTCGATCGCCGATATCGAAACCTCGCGCGTGGCTCTCAAGCCCACGGTCGCCAACGCCCGCCCCGAAAACCGCGAGACCTTCGCGCTCGCCATGTTCGACGCCGACTCCGGCAGCGCCCTCTCCACCGAACTCCCGCGCCTCGCCGCCGCGTATCGGCTTACCGGTGACACCGCCCTGCGCGACCGCCTCTTCGCCCAGCTTGCGGAGCTTGCCACCTGGAGCCCTCTGCAACGCCCCGGCTGGACGCTCGGCAGCGCCGGCAGCAAGCCGCTCCCGCCCGGTGGCGACGGCATCTGGCTCGGCACCGGCTGGCATCTTCGCGGCATCGCCGACGCGCTCGACCTCCTTCCGTCCGACGAAATCCCCGCCGACCTGCGCACCGCGCTCGATGCGCTCCTCGACCGCGAGATCGCCACCATCCTCGCCGACTGGCGCGCGCAGCGCCCGTGGTTTGTCAAGAACCCCGCGCCCGCCAGCAACCAGTGGGTGCTCCCGGTCGAAGGCCTTGTCCGCGCCAGCCTCCATCGCGGCGCCCTGCGCGAGGATGCCCCGCCTGCCCTGCGCGACGCTTACGACTTCGGCGTGCACTGCCTCATGCAATCGCTCGACTCGCAAGGTTCGCTCGGCGAGTTCCGCGAAGGGCTCACCTACGCCGCCATCACCGTCAAAGGCCTTCTTTCCTCCGCCCGCGCCATGGCCCGCGCCGGCGACGACCGCGCCCTGCGCCACCCGTTTCTGGCCAACACCGGCACCTGGTTCGCCCACCATATCCAGCCCGGCGGATTTCTCGTCAACGCCTTCGATACTCTCAACGGCGCGCGCGACCAGCTTCGCATCTTCGACAACGTCTTTGCCGAGATTGTCGTCAGCACCGGCAACCCTCATGCGCTCCAGGTGCAGCGCACCCGCGGCCTCACCGGCAACCACACCGACGCCCTTATTGCCGCCACGATTCCCGGCTCCCTTGCGCAGCCGCCGCCGCTTTTCGCCGCGTACCCGACGGCCGCGCGCATCGTCTGGCGCAGCAGTTGGGACGACTCCACGGCAACCGGCGTCTGGATACGCGGCGGCGAGGCCGGCGACCGCCACGACCACCAGGACCGGGGACACGTCAACTTTATCATCGGCCGCCAGCCGCTTCTCATCGAGGCCGGTGCGCTCAACTACGCCACGCCCGGCTTCGGCGTCCGCTTTCGCGGCGTCCCCGGCCACAACGTCCTGCAAGTCGGTGATCCCTCCCCTGAGCAGATGACCGTGGCCTGGCTGGCCCGCGCCGGCCAGATCCTCGACGACGCGCACCGCTCCGCGCCGCTCACCGTGCACCGCCTCGACGCCGACGGCGGCGGCATCACCATCGACGCCAGCCGCTGTTACGCTGCGGATGTCGTCACGCGCTGGATACGCCGCGTCGAATGGAGCGGCGAGCGGATGCGCGTCCACGACGACGTCGTTCTCGCGCAGCCCGACATTGTGCTCTTCCGCTGGCACACTGGCGAGGCGCCTGACGCTCCGGTCAGCCAGCGCAAGGACGGCCTCGACATTGGCCCGGTGCGTCTGACCTGGGAAACGGACGCCGCCCTGGTGACTCGCGTCGAAGCAGCTCCGGATGCCACGCTGCGCGCCCGCACGATTTCCGAACACGCGGTCGCCATCGTCCGCAGCCGCGAGCCGGTGACGGAATTTTCCCTCACGACCACGGTGGAGCTGGCGCGATAG
- a CDS encoding heparinase: protein MDKPAPPFLPLAFPILLALLLALIFPGPPSAAASAPASGFAAQVDALRDRLSEPDIAAILARADALAGSPVLERSFSMAQMAELSAASDRRTSDARSKGEAVRGRLSDADAEKFAMASADMGMSSKMLQELPLLAAAWRLTGREPLRDHLERQLRELVTWKPFQRPGWTLSARKDPLPARGDGVWLATGTLLQALAIMLEILPSDTLPADLDAAVRQRMAEEIRLSFSDWKDEVPWYVKSGKANSNQWVVPASGMLVGAAALGRDRFADAYRLGADSLRRSLALAGDDGSLNEGYTYGMAWTSFSLLLARHFALQAGDDTFAGQPFFRNFPDWMALNFQPGGNPVNAFDGFNAQRGNRALNDLTRLAGVSGSAPLAWAVRHELGSIRRDFFGLIALGELARAGDRITPPPTSGLFQRSHMFVWRQSWDRFASGLWVRGGDAEDFHTHHDRGHVNFIVSGIPVLIESGTPGYSSKRKRPDYDSTLGHNVLTLDGDTFPLAAPAPVTVSRNTADGGELAVDLRQVYPKLAEARRDVRWTPRTLHVTDTLAASSGASPVTPAWRWHFASAEPARIERIDERRYRIGIPAGRIVFPGWIGPWQDPDFPRPEADDILLTAAVTMEIAATAPLTIESITHPDHTLKFRRTENPHTTLVVRTPEAVGNLTVTTTIDVTPPAQP from the coding sequence ATGGACAAACCCGCCCCGCCTTTCCTTCCCCTCGCTTTCCCGATCCTCCTTGCCCTTCTGCTGGCGCTGATCTTTCCCGGTCCGCCTTCCGCGGCCGCATCCGCACCGGCCTCCGGCTTCGCCGCCCAGGTCGACGCCCTTCGCGACCGGCTTTCCGAACCCGATATCGCCGCGATTCTTGCCCGCGCCGACGCACTCGCGGGCAGCCCTGTCCTGGAGCGTTCGTTCTCGATGGCACAGATGGCGGAGCTCTCGGCCGCGTCCGACCGTCGCACCTCCGACGCCCGCTCCAAGGGCGAGGCCGTCCGCGGCCGGCTTTCCGATGCCGACGCGGAAAAATTCGCCATGGCCTCCGCCGACATGGGCATGTCGAGCAAGATGCTTCAGGAACTCCCGCTCCTCGCCGCCGCCTGGCGCCTCACCGGCAGGGAACCGCTCCGCGACCATCTCGAACGCCAGCTCCGCGAGCTTGTCACCTGGAAACCCTTCCAGCGTCCCGGCTGGACGCTCTCCGCCCGCAAGGACCCGCTGCCGGCGCGCGGCGACGGCGTGTGGCTCGCCACCGGCACCCTGCTCCAGGCGCTCGCCATCATGCTGGAAATCCTCCCGTCCGACACGCTGCCCGCCGATCTCGACGCCGCCGTCCGCCAGCGCATGGCGGAGGAAATCCGCCTCTCTTTCAGCGACTGGAAGGACGAAGTCCCCTGGTACGTGAAGAGCGGCAAGGCCAACTCCAACCAGTGGGTCGTGCCCGCCAGCGGCATGCTCGTCGGCGCCGCCGCGCTCGGTCGCGACCGGTTTGCCGACGCGTATCGGCTCGGCGCGGACAGCCTCCGCCGCAGCCTCGCGCTCGCCGGTGACGACGGCTCTCTCAACGAAGGTTATACCTACGGCATGGCCTGGACGAGTTTTTCGCTCCTGCTCGCCCGCCACTTCGCCCTGCAGGCCGGAGACGACACGTTTGCCGGCCAACCCTTTTTCAGGAATTTCCCCGACTGGATGGCGCTCAACTTCCAGCCCGGCGGCAACCCCGTCAATGCCTTCGACGGGTTCAATGCCCAGCGCGGCAACCGCGCCCTCAACGATCTCACGCGGCTGGCCGGCGTTTCCGGCAGCGCCCCGCTCGCCTGGGCCGTACGGCACGAACTCGGCTCCATCCGCCGCGATTTCTTCGGCCTCATTGCCCTCGGCGAGCTCGCCCGCGCCGGCGACCGGATCACGCCGCCGCCGACCTCCGGACTTTTTCAGCGTTCCCACATGTTTGTCTGGCGCCAGTCATGGGATCGCTTTGCGTCCGGCCTCTGGGTGCGCGGCGGCGACGCCGAGGATTTTCACACCCACCACGACCGCGGCCACGTCAACTTCATCGTCTCCGGGATCCCGGTCCTCATCGAATCCGGCACACCCGGTTATTCCAGCAAACGCAAACGCCCCGACTACGACTCCACCCTCGGCCACAACGTCCTCACGCTCGACGGCGATACCTTTCCGCTGGCCGCGCCCGCGCCGGTCACCGTCTCTCGCAATACGGCCGACGGCGGCGAACTGGCCGTCGACCTCCGGCAGGTTTATCCGAAACTTGCCGAAGCCCGTCGCGATGTTCGCTGGACGCCGCGCACCCTGCACGTCACCGACACGCTCGCCGCCTCCTCCGGCGCCTCCCCGGTGACGCCTGCCTGGCGCTGGCACTTCGCCAGCGCCGAACCCGCCCGGATCGAACGCATCGACGAACGCCGTTACCGCATCGGCATCCCGGCCGGCCGCATCGTTTTTCCCGGCTGGATCGGTCCCTGGCAGGACCCCGATTTTCCGCGTCCGGAGGCGGACGACATTCTCCTCACCGCCGCCGTCACGATGGAAATCGCCGCCACCGCCCCGCTCACGATCGAATCCATCACCCATCCCGACCACACGCTCAAATTCCGCCGCACGGAAAACCCGCACACCACGCTCGTCGTCCGCACGCCGGAGGCGGTCGGCAACCTCACCGTCACCACCACCATCGACGTCACGCCGCCCGCGCAACCGTAG
- a CDS encoding LacI family transcriptional regulator, translated as MSSASARRPTLQDIADRTGFGRATVSMALRNHPDIRQATRDLIRQTAEAMGYRPNPMIAALMTQLRERRPGREEGRIALISRFAQSVARHRFPDTFYRPLFDAITESAAAHGYGIDEFFTGENPVSDARLSGILRARGIQGVLFFPGSDQKVPDHEYPALDWRCFATVLIGFRTTHEGLHQVASDYTWDIDHALAHVRGAGFRRIGLAVPANVDASANHAWASRFLFYQHGVRPRDRVAPLLSGHRDMDREELAAWFRKQRPEVILSAGTTVRDLLRESGVRVPQDVRIVNLVQRGEPGMAGIDPHTAEVGHAAVDLLVSLLQGNHLGQPAFPRMIAIRGHWTPGESFPEH; from the coding sequence ATGAGTTCCGCATCCGCCCGGCGCCCCACGTTGCAGGATATTGCCGACCGCACCGGCTTCGGCCGGGCGACGGTGTCGATGGCGTTGAGAAATCATCCGGACATCCGGCAGGCGACGCGCGACCTGATCCGGCAGACGGCGGAGGCGATGGGCTACCGGCCCAATCCGATGATCGCGGCGCTCATGACGCAGTTGCGCGAACGCCGGCCGGGGCGCGAGGAGGGGCGGATCGCGCTGATCAGCCGTTTCGCACAGTCGGTCGCGCGCCACCGGTTTCCGGATACATTTTACCGGCCGCTGTTCGATGCGATCACCGAAAGCGCGGCGGCGCACGGATACGGGATCGACGAATTTTTCACCGGCGAAAATCCGGTGTCGGATGCGCGGCTCTCGGGCATCCTGCGGGCGCGGGGGATTCAGGGCGTTCTCTTTTTCCCGGGCTCGGATCAGAAGGTACCGGACCACGAATATCCGGCGCTCGACTGGCGCTGCTTCGCCACCGTGCTGATCGGTTTCAGGACAACGCACGAGGGGCTGCACCAGGTGGCGTCGGACTACACCTGGGATATCGACCACGCGCTGGCCCACGTGCGCGGGGCGGGGTTCCGGCGGATCGGCCTGGCGGTGCCGGCCAACGTGGATGCCTCGGCCAACCATGCGTGGGCGTCGCGGTTTCTCTTTTACCAGCACGGCGTGCGGCCGCGCGACCGCGTGGCGCCGCTGCTTTCCGGACATCGCGACATGGACCGGGAGGAACTGGCGGCCTGGTTCCGGAAACAGCGTCCGGAAGTGATCCTGTCGGCGGGCACGACGGTGCGTGACCTGCTCCGGGAATCCGGCGTGCGGGTGCCGCAGGACGTGCGGATCGTGAATCTGGTGCAGCGCGGCGAACCCGGCATGGCCGGCATCGACCCGCACACCGCCGAGGTGGGGCATGCGGCGGTGGACCTGCTGGTGTCGTTGTTGCAGGGAAACCATCTGGGGCAGCCGGCGTTTCCCCGGATGATCGCCATTCGCGGGCACTGGACTCCGGGCGAATCGTTTCCGGAGCACTGA
- a CDS encoding FAD-linked oxidase, which yields MDTRTRASRTTPPASAAPFSRATALLKRRLGARVVLTDDASRYAASFDSSRLSFLPAAVIKPRRHEDIGIVLELANQHNVPVTPRGRGTTLMGSASPRAGGWVIDLLGLDKITIDAEAGLAHVQAGATVAAIQDAADALGWFYPPDPSSKQYCTIGGNIACNAGGMHGGKYGVTRDFVVALKGYLPTGERVEWGTATKKFSAGFNLRDLWIGSEGMLGVVTDAILKLIPKPAARWTLLTSFADEPAAFRAARALFAARVQPAICEFLDRYSVQCAESAMKTTIFPGQAGRPVILLELAGTAAEVRETKATVLAWAREHAVGHRAARNRDEAETLWAVRRKCSGAMFQMGDAKLNEDITVPLRAYEPFARFLEKLRKTSKLAIPTFGHLADGNLHVNIMYHKENPAECAAAEKAVVALMEKVVSLGGAISGEHGIGLAKTPFLRIQHNEAQVRAMRAVKDALDPRGLLNPGKMFDVFEVWKHPRVTASFPWDHK from the coding sequence ATGGACACACGCACCCGCGCCTCGCGCACCACACCGCCCGCTTCCGCCGCACCGTTTTCCCGCGCCACCGCGCTCCTCAAACGCCGCCTCGGCGCGCGCGTGGTGCTCACCGACGATGCCTCCCGCTACGCCGCCTCCTTCGACAGCAGCCGGCTGTCCTTCCTGCCCGCCGCCGTCATCAAACCCCGCCGCCATGAGGACATCGGCATCGTCCTCGAACTCGCCAACCAGCACAACGTCCCCGTCACCCCGCGCGGGCGCGGTACCACGCTCATGGGCTCCGCCTCGCCACGCGCCGGCGGCTGGGTGATCGACCTGCTCGGGCTCGATAAAATCACCATCGACGCCGAAGCCGGCCTCGCCCACGTCCAGGCCGGCGCCACCGTTGCCGCCATCCAGGACGCCGCCGACGCCCTCGGCTGGTTCTACCCGCCCGACCCGTCCTCGAAACAATACTGCACCATCGGCGGCAACATCGCCTGCAACGCCGGCGGCATGCACGGCGGCAAGTACGGCGTGACCCGCGATTTTGTCGTCGCGCTCAAGGGCTACCTGCCCACCGGCGAACGCGTCGAGTGGGGCACCGCCACGAAAAAATTCTCCGCCGGCTTCAACCTCCGCGACCTCTGGATCGGCAGCGAGGGCATGCTCGGCGTCGTCACCGACGCCATCCTGAAACTCATCCCCAAACCCGCCGCGCGCTGGACGCTCCTCACCAGCTTCGCCGACGAGCCGGCCGCCTTTCGCGCCGCCCGCGCGCTCTTCGCCGCCCGCGTGCAGCCGGCCATCTGCGAATTCCTCGACCGCTACAGCGTGCAGTGCGCCGAGAGCGCAATGAAGACCACCATTTTCCCCGGCCAGGCCGGCCGTCCCGTGATCCTCCTCGAACTCGCCGGCACCGCCGCCGAAGTGCGCGAAACGAAGGCCACTGTCCTCGCCTGGGCGCGCGAACATGCCGTCGGCCACCGCGCCGCGCGCAACCGCGACGAGGCCGAAACCCTCTGGGCCGTGCGCCGCAAATGCTCCGGCGCGATGTTCCAGATGGGCGACGCCAAGCTCAACGAGGACATCACCGTGCCGCTCCGCGCCTACGAGCCGTTTGCCCGTTTTCTGGAAAAACTTCGCAAAACCTCGAAGCTCGCCATCCCGACCTTCGGCCATCTCGCCGACGGCAACCTCCACGTGAACATCATGTATCACAAGGAAAACCCGGCCGAGTGCGCCGCCGCCGAGAAGGCAGTGGTCGCGCTGATGGAGAAAGTCGTGTCGCTCGGCGGCGCGATTTCCGGCGAGCACGGTATCGGCCTGGCCAAGACACCCTTCCTGCGCATCCAGCACAACGAGGCGCAGGTCCGCGCCATGCGCGCCGTGAAAGATGCGCTCGACCCGCGCGGCCTGCTCAACCCGGGGAAAATGTTCGACGTATTCGAAGTGTGGAAACACCCGCGCGTCACGGCATCGTTCCCGTGGGACCACAAGTAG
- a CDS encoding beta-glucosidase → MSTTRKIFPPGFIWGVAAAAPQIEGASRTDGKGESIWDRFARTPGRILNNDTPDTACDHYHRYPQDFALMCELGIKHYRLSIAWPRIFPEGDGAPNPKGLDFYRRLLSSLRENGITPWVTMFHWDLPQSLEDRFGGWRSRRTVDAFARYADTIVTHYRDEVENWITLNEIVAFTRNAYGIGRNAPGLRESDDVVNQTYHHALLCHGHGVRAVRERGRPGSRVGLVDNPRVPIPLTCSEPDLVAAREWFVRDNVRVLDPVFRGHYSDIWRNEVGPTLPHVEPGDFPLISLPSDFLGLNLYWGAFVRAGRDGAPEKLSFPSEYPRAASSWQYLTPQSLYWGPRLASEIYKVPSMFITEHGGGYDDEPVVNGECFDLHRCELLRTYISELHRAIEEGVPVNGYFLWSFMDNFEWCAGYRRRFGIVHVDYATQKRTPKLSARWYAEVMRKNCLP, encoded by the coding sequence ATGTCCACAACCCGCAAAATATTCCCGCCAGGCTTCATCTGGGGTGTCGCCGCCGCCGCCCCGCAAATCGAAGGCGCTTCCCGGACTGACGGAAAAGGCGAGTCCATCTGGGATCGCTTCGCCCGCACTCCGGGACGTATTCTGAACAACGATACACCGGATACCGCCTGCGATCATTACCACCGTTACCCGCAAGATTTCGCCCTCATGTGCGAACTTGGCATCAAACACTACCGGCTCTCGATTGCCTGGCCCCGCATCTTCCCCGAAGGCGACGGTGCACCCAATCCCAAGGGTCTCGACTTTTATCGCCGCCTGCTGTCCTCGCTTCGCGAAAACGGCATCACTCCCTGGGTGACGATGTTCCATTGGGACCTGCCCCAGTCACTTGAAGACCGCTTTGGTGGCTGGCGTTCGCGCCGCACCGTGGATGCCTTTGCCCGCTACGCCGACACCATCGTCACCCACTACCGCGATGAAGTGGAAAACTGGATCACCCTGAATGAAATCGTCGCCTTCACCCGCAATGCCTACGGGATTGGCCGCAACGCCCCCGGCCTCAGGGAAAGCGACGATGTCGTCAACCAGACTTACCATCATGCCCTGCTTTGCCACGGCCACGGCGTGCGCGCCGTTCGCGAACGCGGCCGCCCCGGCAGCCGCGTGGGCCTTGTCGACAACCCCAGGGTTCCCATCCCGCTGACCTGTTCCGAGCCCGATCTTGTTGCGGCGCGCGAATGGTTTGTGCGCGACAATGTCCGGGTGCTCGATCCGGTGTTCCGCGGCCACTACTCCGACATCTGGCGAAACGAAGTCGGCCCGACCCTTCCACACGTTGAGCCCGGCGATTTCCCGCTGATTTCCCTGCCGTCCGATTTCCTCGGATTGAATCTTTATTGGGGAGCTTTCGTGCGGGCGGGCCGCGACGGAGCACCTGAGAAATTATCGTTCCCCTCCGAATACCCGCGTGCGGCCAGCAGTTGGCAATACCTCACCCCGCAATCGCTCTATTGGGGACCCCGGCTGGCGTCGGAAATTTACAAGGTGCCGTCGATGTTCATTACCGAGCACGGCGGCGGTTACGACGACGAACCGGTGGTCAACGGCGAGTGCTTCGACCTGCACCGCTGCGAATTGCTGCGCACCTATATCTCCGAACTGCATCGCGCGATCGAGGAAGGCGTGCCTGTGAACGGATATTTTCTGTGGTCGTTCATGGACAATTTTGAATGGTGCGCCGGATACAGGCGGCGTTTTGGCATCGTGCATGTCGATTACGCTACGCAAAAACGCACGCCCAAGCTCAGCGCCCGCTGGTATGCGGAAGTCATGCGCAAAAATTGCCTGCCATAG
- a CDS encoding LacI family transcriptional regulator, whose translation MDASRRVTQRDIAERAKVHRATVSLALRDLPCIPAATRARIQKIATELGYEPDPMLSALATYRERQRPVSFHGNLAWLVNTANHFDWQHHPYFSCYFKGAEERARRYGFQLEIHDLHTSGMTPDRLARILRARNISGILLCPQPSPGTELEFPWQHFSAVTFGYTLSKPGLHTVVSTQYRAALTVMRELRLLGYRRIGCMMARQHDLRADHNYLAGYLVDEVLARQGTLPIPPWIEDAQDNSSLSRWLKTCQPDALLVGSTGFLEKLQRLGLRIPDEIGVACPCLRSTETPLAGVAEPSFHIGEVAVDFLVAMVHRNERGIPDYPQRLHVEGRWHAGLSVRAAPEKTVRGKRESRQARPLQT comes from the coding sequence ATGGATGCCTCCCGACGAGTTACCCAGCGCGACATTGCCGAACGAGCCAAAGTCCACCGCGCCACGGTTTCGCTGGCCTTGCGCGATCTTCCCTGCATTCCGGCGGCAACACGCGCGCGTATACAAAAAATAGCGACTGAACTCGGTTACGAACCCGACCCCATGCTCTCGGCCCTCGCCACCTACCGCGAGCGGCAGCGCCCTGTGTCCTTCCACGGCAACCTTGCCTGGCTTGTCAACACCGCGAATCACTTCGACTGGCAGCACCATCCTTATTTCTCCTGCTATTTCAAAGGGGCCGAAGAGCGCGCCCGCCGTTACGGTTTCCAGTTGGAAATTCACGACCTGCACACGTCCGGTATGACGCCCGACCGGCTGGCAAGGATTCTGAGGGCCCGGAATATTTCCGGTATCCTTCTCTGCCCGCAACCCTCCCCCGGCACCGAGCTCGAGTTCCCCTGGCAACACTTCTCCGCTGTCACCTTTGGCTACACCCTGAGCAAGCCCGGACTGCACACCGTTGTTTCCACGCAATACCGCGCTGCGCTCACCGTGATGCGCGAACTGCGTCTGCTCGGTTACCGTCGCATCGGCTGCATGATGGCACGCCAGCATGATCTGCGCGCCGATCACAATTACCTTGCCGGCTATCTCGTCGATGAAGTCCTCGCCCGGCAAGGCACGCTGCCCATCCCGCCCTGGATCGAAGACGCCCAGGATAACAGCTCTCTCTCCAGATGGCTGAAAACCTGCCAGCCCGATGCGCTGCTTGTCGGCAGCACCGGCTTCCTCGAAAAACTGCAACGCCTCGGCCTGCGAATCCCCGATGAAATCGGTGTCGCCTGTCCCTGTCTCCGTTCCACGGAGACGCCTCTGGCCGGTGTGGCGGAGCCTTCCTTTCACATCGGCGAAGTGGCAGTGGATTTTCTGGTGGCGATGGTGCACCGCAACGAACGCGGCATCCCTGACTATCCCCAGCGGCTTCATGTCGAAGGCCGCTGGCATGCCGGTCTCTCTGTCCGGGCGGCTCCAGAAAAGACAGTGCGTGGAAAACGCGAAAGCCGACAGGCTAGGCCCCTCCAGACCTGA